A genomic region of Manihot esculenta cultivar AM560-2 chromosome 15, M.esculenta_v8, whole genome shotgun sequence contains the following coding sequences:
- the LOC110602669 gene encoding pectin acetylesterase 7 yields MGDSRFGTQCCYLLLLGCLLFFRAEGGSIPITIVESAKARGAVCLDGSPPAYHIDRGFGSGINNWIVHMEGGGWCDDVKSCLERKNTYKGSSLKMEKTMGFSGILGKKQAANPDFYNWNRIKIKYCDGSSFTGDVEAVDPKTKLFFRGERIWQAVIDDLLAKGMKNAQNAILSGCSAGGLAAILHCDKFRSLLPQTARVKCVSDAGYFIHGKDVAGGFEIENFFGRIVRLHGSVKSLPPSCTSVMKPELCFFPQYVAKTMRTPLFVINSGYDFWQLKNIMAPSAVDPKGNWKSCKFDLKKCSAPQLKTVQDFRTQFLNALSTGAGSKPSNGVFINSCYAHCQSGSVATWFADKSPVVGNTKIGKAVGDWFYDRASIQKIDCPYPCNPTCVKVDSDS; encoded by the exons ATGGGTGATTCAAGATTTGGCACCCAATGCTGTTATCTTCTACTTCTAGGCTGCTTGTTGTTCTTCAGAGCAGAAGGAGGTAGCATTCCTATTACCATTGTTGAAAGTGCAAAAGCTAGAGGAGCTG TTTGCTTGGATGGAAGTCCACCAGCTTACCACATTGATAGGGGATTTGGCTCTGGGATTAACAACTGGATAGTTCACATGGAG GGAGGAGGATGGTGTGATGATGTAAAGAGCTGCCTAGAAAGAAAGAACACCTACAAGGGTTCATCTTTGAAAATGGAGAAGACAATGGGTTTCTCTGGCATACTAGGGAAAAAGCAAGCAGCAAATCCTG ATTTTTACAACTGGAACAGAATCAAGATCAAGTACTGTGATGGGTCATCATTTACTGGTGATGTAGAAGCAGTTGATCCA AAAACTAAACTATTCTTCAGAGGAGAAAGGATTTGGCAAGCTGTTATAGATGATCTGTTGGCTAAAGGGATGAAAAATGCTCAAAAT GCTATTCTTTCTGGGTGCTCAGCTGGTGGATTGGCTGCTATTTTGCATTGTGACAAATTCAGATCTCTCCTTCCCCAAACTGCTAGAGTAAAATGTGTTTCAGATGCTGGTTACTTTATTCATGG AAAGGATGTTGCTGGTGGGTTTGAAATCGAAAACTTCTTCGGTCGAATAGTTAGATTACAT GGATCAGTAAAGAGTCTTCCTCCATCTTGCACGTCAGTAATGAAACCAGAATTG TGCTTCTTCCCACAATATGTAGCAAAGACAATGCGGACTCCACTTTTTGTTATTAATTCTGGCTACGATTTCTGGCAG TTGAAGAATATTATGGCACCAAGTGCTGTTGATCCTAAAGGTAACTGGAAAAGCTGCAAATTTGACTTAAAGAAGTGCTCAGCTCCTCAACTCAAAACTGTGCAAG ATTTCAGGACACAATTCCTAAATGCATTGAGCACTGGAGCTGGAAGCAAACCATCAAATGGAGTGTTCATAAACTCATGCTATGCACACTGCCAATCTGGGTCAGTTGCTACATGGTTTGCCGACAAGTCTCCTGTAGTAGGAAATACG aaaattgGAAAGGCAGTTGGAGACTGGTTTTACGATCGAGCCAGCATCCAGAAGATTGATTGCCCTTACCCTTGCAACCCAACTTGTGTGAAAGTTGATTCTGATTCATAA
- the LOC122721898 gene encoding uncharacterized protein LOC122721898 → MVTKPPYPTFNQFVLALQGYEQTLNTQKEEEKDHVEYNQAFVSQRGRGRANRGNRGGFSSRGRGFTPAGRYNANSNNFMKEKGANGKQQEKGDKPTCQICGKMNHTALECWYRFDYSYQTENLPQALATLTTNDYDSSQYMDSAATSHMTNNPGSQQADNREGN, encoded by the exons ATGGTAACTAAACCTCCATATCCCACATTTAATCAATTTGTACTTGCTCTACAGGGATATGAACAGACACTCAACACtcaaaaggaagaagagaaagacCATGTTGAATATAATCAAGCCTTTGTTAGTCAACGAGGACGAGGAAGAGCGAATAGAGGAAATCGTGGGGGTTTTAGCTCAAGAGGAAGAGGGTTCACCCCAGCTGGTCGCTACAATGCAAACTCAAACAAtttcatgaaagaaaaaggTGCAAATGGCAAACAACAAGAAAAAGGTGACAAACCTACTTGTCAAATTTGTGGTAAAATGAATCATACTGCTCTTGAGTGTTGGTACAGGTTTGATTACTCTTATCAAACTGAAAATCTGCCACAAGCACTAGCAACACTCACTACAAATGACTATGATTCATCCCAGTATATGGACTCAGCAGCAACCTCTCACATGACTAACAATCCAG GATCACAACAAGCAGATAATAGGGAAGGGAATTAA